ACCCATCACGAAGTACTGCAGTTCCGGATTCTCAAGGGATCCAACCACCGTTTTCAACTCATCCTCAGTTAACTCAAAATTGGTAAGAGCAGATGCGGCGGCTTCACTGACGCGGTAATCCGAACCCTTCAACAGCTTCAGTAATTCTGCTTTCGCCTGCTCCTGCTGCTGTTTCGAGAGTGACTTCTGACGGCTCCTCAATGCCCGGGCTGCGTGCAGGCGCACACCCTCGTTGTCTGATTTGACTGCTTCCAGGAGCAGGGGATTTATCAGTGCCTGCTGAGATTCGGAGTACGACAGCATGATCGCGGCACACTGTTTAGTCAGCAGGTCTTTCTGACCTAAAGCCTGTTCCAGCAAAGCCTGTTCTTCCGGACTGGGCCGATGGTCATAATCGCTGAGTACCAACATCGCATTCTCTTTGGCCTGGGGAGTACTCTGAGGATCGCAGATGATTTTGGTCAATGCGGGATACGAATATCGCCAGGCGGTCCGCAGTGCGGAACGGATTTCCCAGTCCACTTCCCCTTCATCCAGTTGTTTGATGAGTGCGGATACAATCTTCTGGTCCGCCCCGCCGATTTTCTCCAGCAGTTTTGCCGCTTTGAGACTCACTTCAGGATCGGGATCGTTCAAAAGTTTCTGCAGGGAACTGCTGGCCGTGCGGATATACTCGGCCTGATCCAGCAGCGAGACCGCCAGCGATCTGGCCTCTTCGTCATCTTCCGCGAGCACTTTGATCAACGCCTCCGTAGCCGCTTTGGAATCGGGACAGATCTCCTCGAGCGCTTCGGAAATGGCATCGCTCTCATCAGGATAGTTCGAATAGGCGGTCAGCAGTGCAGGCACCGCGGAATCCGCTGCGGCACCAAATTCTCCCAACGCGGAGATATACGCGGTGCGCACATCTTCGGGCGCCTGATCCAGGTGCTTCACCTTATCAATCAGTACCGGCAATCCCTGCTTGATTTTTCGGTTACCAATTGCTTCTGCCACCTCTGCCTGCAATGCTTCGGGACGGGATGCCTTTAACAGGGCCACCAGTTTTTCATCGAGCGCACCGCTGCGTGCGGGATCGTGGCGGGAGAGGAAGATCACAGCCATGCCCCGCAGTTCCTCCGACTGTTGCGGATCGTTCATGATCTCCGTCATTACCTTGACGATCTGCGTCGCCTGATCTTCTGACTTCATGAACGATTCGAGGACCTGCATTACCGATTCGCGAAAGACGGTGCGCTGCCCCGGATCCTGCAGGATCTCAATCAGCGCCGGCAAGGATGCCTGCTTTAACTGCTGCTTCGCCTCATACCGATACCAGGCGTTCTCCGACTGCATCGTCACCAGGGCGCCATACACCTTCAGCTTCGGATCGGTCACATACGCCTTCTCCTGATCCTTCTTATCTGGTTTGGGAATCGCTTTCAGCAGTTTCAGTAATTCTGATTTATCAACCACGCCGATCCTGCGCTGTCGCATCGATCCGTCGACAATCAGCGCAAACGTCGGAATGCTGGTGATATAAAAATGCGAACTCAAATCCGGATTCTCATCGACGTCTACCTGAATCACCGGGTAGCCTTCGTCCTGAAGTTCTTTCACGACCGGCTTCATCATCCGACAGGGGCCACACCAGTCTGCGTAGAAATCGACCAGCTGACCTTTGGATTCAAACGTGTGTGACTGGATGTATTTCCGCGACATATTTGCCACCTGTTCATCCTTGTCATCCACAACATTCAGCAGACCCGCGACGACACGGTTGGGGTCAATCTTTGACGTGACCAGCATGGCGACGGCCATGACGCGCTGATCGCGATCCTTGGCCTTCAGTTCGCTTAATGACCTCCGGAACGTTTCCTCCTGATGTTTGGCGATGACCTTATCGACATAGTCATCACCGGTAGAGTCCTTTTTGGGGGCCGCCTTTTTCTCTGTTTGAGTGACAGGTTCCTGCGCCGGTGCTGGCTCAGACTTTGCCTGACTGGGAGGCGCCTGACTTGCAGGTGTCTGGCTCGCAGGTTTCTGACTGGCGGTGGTTGGTGTCTGTTCAACGGGTTTGGGCTGTTCGCCACACCCGACCAGGAGAATGAGGCCGATGAGCCATCCGGTTTTCTGATACATGATCCATCTCGTTATGCGTTGCCTGGTGAGACAGGCATAATCCTGTCTCTCCAGTAAGTCCGTGCCCGCGGTGACTGTCAGGATGGAGTGCGCTGCATCCTGAAGAGTTCTGCCCAACCGGATGCCTTAGGCACATCTGCACATTTCTAAACATCCGGGAGCAGCATTGATCTATTTCATTATGAAAACTCCTCCCGGGTTCGTCCAGCGTGAACTGAACAAATAGCGAGTATCCGTCTCTAAAACGAAAGTGGGCTCACAGAATAGCCCCAACATGATTCTCAAGTCACACCGGGTCTCAGGCAAACGTAAATGGCAGTCATCTCCAGTCCTCTGCGCGAATTACTTGACCCGGAGGTCCAGTTGCCTGATACTGAAAGCATTCATATCGAAGTTGATTTATATTCAGCATCGCCCCGTTTTCATCCATGGTCAGCAACAGCGGACTGGCTCAACCGTAGTTTGGAGAAACGAGTAATGACGCAACCAACGGAATCTAACGTATCACGACGCGAGTTCATCAAGACCAGCGCGACAACCGGTGCCGCCGCGAGCCTGCTGGCCGCAGCCACAAAGACACGCGCAGCCGATGCGAACAGTCGCTTGCGGATCGGCGTGATTGGCGCAGGGAATCGCGGTTTCAATACACTCACCAAGAAACTCGTCAAACTCCGTGAGCTGGGTCACAACATTGACCTCGTTTCCGTCGCCGATGTCTACTCGGTACATCGCCAGCGGTTTGTCGACTACATCAAGGAACAGACCGGCGTCACGCCGACCACGCACATCGATCATCGCGAGTTGCTGGGCGATAAAGACATCGACGCCGTCGTGATTGGCACCCCCGATCACTGGCACGCCAGAATCACACTGGATGCCCTGGCCGCGGGCAAACACGTTTATTGTGAAAAGCCGATGACGCACACGGTCGAAGAAGCCGCGGAAGTCGTCGCCGCCTGGAAAGCCAGCGACCGCGTGATGCAGGTCGGCGTGCAGTCGACCAGTGCGCCTGTCTGGGACATGGCCCGCGAGAAAATCGACGCCGGCCTGCTGGGTAAAGTCGTCCAGTTCCAGACCGAGTGTGCCCGCAACGGGAAATTCGGCATGTCGCGGCACAACCTGATCACCAAAGAAATGACGCCACAAACGGTCGACTTCCGTCGCTTCCTCGGCGTGGACGAAGGCTTTCATCCCGATGTACCCTTCGACCGTGAGATCTTCGGACAATGGCGCTGCTACTGGGCCTTCGGTTATGGCATGTTCTCCGACCTGTTCGTGCATCGGGTGACCGGCATGTTGAAAGCCACGGGGCTCCGCAAGCCTGGTCGCGTGGTCGGTGGCGGCGGGATCTTTTTTGAATACGATGATCGTGAAGTCACCGACGTGGCATCGATCATCGCCGACTTCCACGAAGGTGTGCAGGGGCTGGTCAGCAGCACCATGGTCAGCGAAGAACGCAAGCTGGATCACATCATTCGCGGCCACAACGGACTGCTGCTGTTCGACAAGAGCTGTTCGGGCAACAGTGGCAAGTGTTCATTTGAGTTTATCCCCGAACGACCGCAGGTCACGCTCAACAGCAATCTCAAACCCGAGACATTCCACGTGCAAACCGATCTCGACATCGTGTCGACTCACTGTGCGAACTGGCTCGACGCCATCCGCTCGGGCAAACCCACATCCGTCAATAACGATCCGGAACTGGGCTCAGCCGCCGTCATGCTTGTCAACCTGGCCGTACGCAGCTACCGCGAAGGCAAGGTGTTCCACGTCGACCGCGACGGACAGGTCAGCGATGGTAACAGCAGCTGGGCGGACGGCTGGGAGAAACTCTCCAAGGCCAAAGCCAAACCCCGCCACGTACCTGGCTGGCACGCGGGCGACACGGGCAGCGTGATGTACCCGCCCGAATACCAGAAGCTCGCCGGCCCCTGGATTGATGGCAAGCCGCCGCAAACATAAAGACCATCGCCATCAAGGCAATCGCTGACCGTTGCTGACACCCACCAGGCTTGAGACAAAACAAAGGACGAGGAACGCATGAAGTGCAACCTACGTATTAACGCCGGAGTGAAACTGCTGGCCCTCTGCTTCGTCTCGCTTAGTCTGCTCCACGCCCCGTTATCGGCTACTGAAACGGAACTGTTCAACGGCCGGGATCTCACCGGCTGGGTCAACGTCAACGGAGCGCCCGACACCTGGCAGGTGCGAGACGCCGCGATTGTCTGCACGGGCGAACCCCGCTGTTTCCTGCGCACGGATCGGATGTATGAAAACTATGTGCTGGAACTGGAGTGCCTGCACGTGAAAACGGGCGGCAATTCCGGTCTGTTCTTCCACGCCGATGCACTACCGCAGATCGGGGCCCCCTATCCGCGTGCCATCGAAGCTCAGTTGCTCGTCGAAGATCATGGCAGTCTGTTTGGAATCCGCGGCGCCTCGCTTGTGCCACTGACCGACCCCGACAAAAAGGGAACCACCGCACGGGCGCGTCCCCTCGAAAAACGCTGTCGACCAGCGGGAAACTGGAACCGGTACGTGCTCACAACCAAAAACGGCACGGTGGAACTGGCCGTCAACGGGAAGGTGGTCACACGTGCGAAACAGACGAGCCTCGTCAAAGGCTATATTGGCCTGCAGGCGGAACACACCGAAGTGCATTTCCGCAACATCCGCATTCGGGAATTACCGTCGAGCAACCCGCCTCCCGAGAAAGTCGCCCAGCCTGACGCAGGCTTTAAGTCGCTGTTCGACGGGCTTACCTTTTCCGGTTGGAACCATCGGCCCGGACACAAGGGGCACTGGGTCGCCCACGACGGCGAAATCCACTACGACGGCAAGGCCGAGTCTAAAAAACGGGCGGACCGCGACCTCTGGACAAAGGACGAATTCGAAGACTTTGTCCTGATCGTCGACTGGCGCCTGTCAGCTGAACCGGAAATGAAGCCGCACCCCATCGTGCTGTTTAACGGCGATTTCCTGATGGAGGCAGACAATCCCCGCCAACGCGTCACCCGCCCGCATCTCGATGCCGGCGACAGCGGCATTTATCTCCGCGGCAGTTCCAAAGCTCAGCTCAACGTCTGGAGCCAGGTCCTCGGTTCCGGCGAAATCAACGGCTACCGCACCGACAAGACGATGCCCCCCGAAGTCCGTCGCGCGTGCATCCCTATCAAAAACGCAGATCGTCCCCTCGGCCAGTGGAACCGCTTCGAGATCACCATGCGCGGCGATCGTGTATCAGTGGTCCTTAACGGAACCACTGTCATCGAAGGTGCGCAGCTTCCGGGTATTCCTCCAAACGGCCCCATCGCCCTGCAGCACCACAACGACCCCGTCGAGTTCCGCAATCTGTTTATCAAACCGTTGAAGTAACAGCCCCCGCATACAGGCTGTTCACAGACAGGATACCTGCTATGAGTGATAATCTTTCCTGGCACCTCAGGTTCGCGCTGCTGTTTAGTATCCTCTCGACATCAGCAACATACCTGGCTGCTGCGGAACCGACGTCTGCTCAAAAACAGCTGCCGCGGTCCCACGCTGAGCAGTGGCAGAACTTCAAGCAGGCAGACCGTATCACAGACCTGACCCGCTGCCTCCCGGCCGACGCACTTTCTGATCGTCGTCAGCATGACAAATGGAAAGTGTTCGAATACGAGACGGCTGACTTCTCGGGAAAATGCATCTCGGTCGGACGTGAGTCCTCGGCACCGGACCTGACCTTAAAGCTCAACAAACAAGGCTGGCACGCCGTCTATATCGGGCTGAGTTCGATCACCGATCTCGTGCGCCCCGCGAAAAACATTGTGGAAGTGAAATTCACCAGCGCCCCGGCTTACACCCGGCTGAGCAATCGACTCGACCTGGGTCCCCAACGCCGGGATGTGCTGGAAGAAGTATTTCTGGGCACCGCAGACCTGACCAATAACGACTTACAGTTCTCTACCGTGTATCACATGCCGGCGCGGATTCATTACGTCAAAACCATTCCACTGACCGACGAGGAAGTCGCTCGGTTAAATGCTGATCGGACTCAACAGAAAACCAAAACAGCGGTCGCCACGTTTGATGGCTACACCTGGATTCACCCGTTCCGTCCTCAGAATCGCGCCGATCTCGCGGCGACATTTTCCGCTTACCGCGACAGTGATTTCAAGACCTGGTGGTTTCAGGTGGGAGGCGCGGATCTCGTTCATCACCCGAGCCAGGTGGGAAACCTGATGGGAGCACAGCTGGATACCTTCCCGCGGGAAGTCGATCGCGAGTATGTCGAATCGGTTCGCCATCTGCATCAGCAGGGAATTGACCCTCTGAAAGTGGCTGTGGAAGAAGCACACCGTCAACAGGCGGAAATCCTCATCTGCCTGCGAGCTGCCGGCTGGAAGGCAGCACCGCCGTGGGAGGAGTTCTTCATGAGTGAATTTTACGAAGCACATCCCGAATGGCGCTGCATCGATTACGACGGAACGCCCACCATGCATCTCAGCTACGCCGCAGAGGAAGTTCAGGACCATCTGATCGAAGTCTACCGCGAAGCACTGCAGCGAGGCGCAGACGGGGCCGGCTTTCTCTTTCATCGCGGCATGCCCATGATTTTATGGGAAGAACCGTTCTGTCAGCGGTTCATCAAAGAATACGGAAACGATCCCCGCCAGCTGGCCGAAGACGACCCACGCGTGCTCCAGCTGCGGGCGACGATTGTCACGGAGTTCATGCGCAAAATTCGCAAGCTGCTGGATGAGGTTGCGACTCAGCGCGGTACACCCATTCGCCGCCTTAAACTGGCCGTTTCCACTTTTTCCACCCCCGCAGATAATCGGAAGTTCGGACTGGATGTGGAACGCTGGATTGAAGAAAAACTGATCGACCAGATCGGCATCGCCTGGTTCGCGTATTATACCAGCGGACTGAAATCCAGGTCGGGCGACACGGCTTACTACGCCCGCATCACCGAGGGAACCGATGTGAAAATCTTCCCTTTCTACATCGGCTGGAAAATGGAAAGTGCGGACAGCCTGCTGAAGTCGGTCACGGGGGACTATGAAAATGGGGCCGATGGAATCGCCGTCTGGGATCCAAATCAGTTCGTCACCTGGCAAAAGGGGCGCCATCCTTACTGGCCGCTCGTTTCAAAACTCGGTCATCGCCAGCAAATCAGCGCCGGCTCATTCATCTTCAAACCCACTGCCATCCCCCTGACCAGACTGGGCGAAAATTATTACAGCCGCTGGTACCCGAATACCGGGTTTTAAAGACTTGCTCTCTTCTCCAGTCGCATCGCCGATTCACATCACACTTTGCTTGACCCTGCGGTGCCGTTGGTTGATACTGAAGTAAACACACCACACCAAAAATTCTCAGAGGATGAACCATGCCGTCAGCCAACGTTGCGCTCGCTTTATCTGCCAGAACCCGCACAACGCGTTTTCTGTTTCTCTTCGCTCTGCTCACATTCGTCTGCGGATTGACCACGCTCTGCTGCACTGCATCTGCCGTCGCCGCGGAAAAATCAAACGATCCCAACATTATCTACATCCTGGCCGATGACATGGGCTACGGCGATATCAAGGCGCTCAACCCGGAATGTAAAATCGCCACCCCGCACCTGGATCAGCTGGCGCGCGGCGGCATGGTTTTTACCGACGCCCATACCAGTTCCTCCGTCTGCACGCCCACCCGTTATGGCGTGCTCACCGGTCGCTACAACTGGCGCTCCCGCCTGAAGAGCGGCGTGCTCTGGGGACTCTCCCGGCGGCTGATTGAACAGGACCGCATGACGGTTCCTTCCATGCTCAAGCTGCATGGCTACTATACCGCCGCGGTCGGAAAGTGGCACCTGGGTATGGACTGGACGCTCAAGGACGGCGGCATCGCCACCGAGAAATCGTATAACAAAAAAACCAATCCCGGCTGGGACGTCGATTACTCCAAACCGATTCAGAACGGTCCCAACAGTGTCGGCTTCGACTACTTCTATGGCATCAGCGCCTCACTCGACATGCCCCCCTATGTCTATATTGAAAATAACAAGAGCCAGGGCATCCCCACTGTCACCAAGGCTTTCTTTCGGGATGGCCCCGCCCACAAAGATTTCGAAGCCATCGACGTGCTGCCCCGCATCACTGAGAAAACCGTCCAGATCATCGACGAACACGCGGCCGCTTCTAAAAAAGGCAAGCCGTTCTTCATCTACTTCCCCCTCAACGCTCCACACACACCCATCCTGCCCACACCCGAATGGCAGGGAAAAAGCGGCATCAACGCCTACTGCGATTTCGTCATGCAGGTCGATGACACCGTCGGTCAGGTAATGCAGGCGCTCAAAAAACAGGGCATCCATGAAAACACGCTCGTCATCTTCACCGCAGACAACGGCTGCTCCCCCGCAGCTAACTTCAAAGAGATGGCCGACAAAGATCATCAGCCCAGCTACCGTTTCCGGGGCCACAAGGCTGACATCTACGAAGGCGGACATCGCGTCCCCTTCATCGCCAACTGGCCGGCCCGTGTCAAAGCCGGCACGCACTCCGATCAGCTGATCTGTCTGACCGACCTGATGGCCACCGCCGCGGACATCGTCGGTGCGAAGCTGCCCGATAACGCGGGTGAAGACAGCGTCAGCATCCTGCCCGCACTGGAAGGCAAAGACACGCAGCCCCTCCGCGAAGCCGCCGTGCATCATTCGATTCGCGGGGCCTTCTCGATCCGTAAAGATCACTGGAAGCTCGAACTTTGTCCCGGCTCGGGAGGCTGGAGCTTCCCCAAGCCGGGCAAAGACGATCTCAGTCAGCTCCCCCCCATCCAGCTCTATGATCTGAATATGGATCTGAATGAACAGAAAAATCTGCAGTCCGAATACCCCGAAGTCGTGAAAGAATTGACCGACCTGCTGCAGAGCTATGTGGACCGTGGTCGCTCGACTCCGGGAGCCCCCCAGGAAAACAACGGGGACGTCGATATCTTCGAAGCAGGCAAGTCCGCTCAGAAAATGAAACGACCGCAGACAAAGAAACCGGCGAAAGCCAAGTCATAATGGGCAGGAGCGATCCGGTGGCGCTGTTGGCTCGCATTCCCCCAGAAGAATGGGTGGGCTCGAATGCAATTCGGGCCGAGCGCAGCGAGCAGGAGGTCACAGCGCACTCATACAATTCACGACAGACGATCCGATAAGATCAGGCATATTATTGAACCTGTCCCAGTCTCCCCTGCGACCTCCTGTTGCCTGCGGCAATATCGGATTACATCCGATACCACCCGGAGTTGATTGAGCGAGCCACAAGTCGAGTATTTATCTACTTTCATAACAATAACTTAGAGCCAACCGCCGCTGTCTCAGACCTCCTGCAATCCGGGAAAAAACTTGAATTCCGGCCCTGGTCGGGTTATCTTAAAAGCTTGATTCTCTCTCCGGGAAACAACAACACATTCCCCTGAAAACACATTCAGCCCGTCAGGCAGTGGTGTCTGACTACCGTCCCTCCGATATCGGCGGTTCTGACGGACCGGCATTACTTTCAATCTTCTCATCAGGTCGCTTTCCAGGTCGCCAACAGCCTTGGAATTACCGCCTGTCAGGAATTGAACGCGTATGTATGGTTCTCAAGTGCCACGAGCTCTCTACGCAGGTCTCTCACTGATCAGTGCACTCACGCTGAGCACCTGGTCTGCCAGCGCAGCACCAGTGCCCGCAGACAAACCGGCTGCCGGCGCCAAGATTGATTTTGAAAAATCGATCCGCCCGCTCTTCGTCAAACATTGTCAGGACTGTCACGGTCCCGATGCCCGCGAAGGGGGACTGCGGCTGACCAGTCGTAAAAATCTGCTGCTCCGAAACGATTCCGGTGAGCCCGCTATCATCTCGGGTAAAAGCGACCAGAGCGTACTCATGCATCGCGTCGCGTCAAAAGACGACAGCGAACAGATGCCCCCCTCGGATGCAGGCGAGCGTCTCACCGCAGAAGAAATCGCCACACTCAAACAGTGGATCGATCAGGGAGCCGACTGGCCCACCGAATCGGAAGAACCCAAACACTGGGCCTACGTGCCCCCCGTGAAACAACCACTGCCGAAAGTCAAAGGCACGCCGCGCGTGAACAATGCCATTGATGCCTTCGTGGTCGAGAAACTGCAGCAGCAGAATCCTGCGTTGCAACAGGCGCAGCTGGCCGAACCCGCCCGGCTGCTGCGTCGCGTTTCCCTGGATCTGATCGGCCTGCCTCCCACACCGGAACAGGTCGCTGCTTTCGAAAAAGATCCTTCACCGGCCGCCTATGAAAAGTATGTCGACAATCTTCTGAAGTCACCCCGCTACGGCGAAAAGTGGGCCCGCCAGTGGCTCGACCTGGCTCGCTATGCGGACTCGAACGGCTTCCAGGCTGATCAGCTGCGCGAGATGTGGCTTTACCGGGACTGGGTGATCAACGCCCTCAACCGGGACATGCCCTTCAATCAGTTTACCATTCAACAGATCGCCGGCGACCTGATACCCGACGCGAGTCTCGATCAGAAAATCGCCACCGGCTTTCATCGCTGCACCACCTGTAATGTGGAAGCGGGCGTCGATCCCGAAGAGAACCGCGTCAATCAGATCTTCGATCGGGTTAACACCACCGGCATGGTCTGGCTCGGCACCACCTTCGAATGTGCCCAGTGCCACAATCACAAATACGACCCGTTCACACAACAGGACTACTACCAGATCTTTGCTTTCTTCAATAACACGCCGCTGGAAGTGAAGCAGGTGGGTAAAAGTGTGACCTTTGATGTCACCGGCCCCAAACTGATGGTGCCCCTCAGTAAAACAGATCAACAACAGAAAGATCAGCTGACCAAAGAGCGCCTGGCCCTGCAAAAGCAGCTCAATCAGCGACAGAAGCAACTCGAAACCGGGTATCCGGCCTGGGAAGAAGCAACGCTCGCCCTGTTGGAAAACTCTGAAGAGGGGAGCAAGGTTCCCGACAACATCCGTAAAATTCTGAACACGGAATCCGACAAACGGACTGCCAAACAGACCAAAGCCCTGACCGCCTACCAGCGGGAACAGGATCCGGATTTCGCCGCTCTGACCGAACAGTTGAACGAGATCCGCCAGCAGCTGAATGCTCTTGAGCCGGACACATCTCTGGTGATGGTCGAAATGGACAAGCCCCGGATGAACAACATCTTCAAGCGGGGTAACTTCCTCGACAAGGGTGCCCAGGTCAAACCGCAGACACCCGAGTCCCTGCATCCACTCCAGGCAGAAGACACGCCCAACCGGCTCGCCTTCGCGAAGTGGCTTGTCGCTCCGGAGAATCCGCTGGTCGCCCGTGTGACTGTCAATCGCTGGTGGTCGCAGTTCTTCGGACAGGGGATCGTCGCCACCCAGGAAGATTTCGGCAGCCAGGGTGATCCCCCCACGCATCCCGCACTGCTCGACTGGCTGGCCGTCGAATTCATGGAACACAACTGGTCGATGAAACACGTGCATAAACTGATCGTGATGTCCGCCACGTATCAGCAGTCATCGAAGATCACTCCCGCACTGCTTGAAGCCGATCCTTACAATAAACTGCTGACCCGCGGCCCCCGCCTGCGACTCTCGGCGGAAACCATTCGCGATAACGCACTGGCCATCAGCGGTCTGCTCTCTACCAAAATGGGAGGCCCGCCTGTCTATCCGCCGCAACCCCAGGGACTCTGGCGGCACGTGGGTCGCAATGCTCCGAAATACAATACTTCCACTGAAGAAGATCGCTTCCGCCGAGGCGTGTATGTGATCTGGCGACGCAGTGCCCCCTACCCGAGTTTCACGAACTTTGATGCTCCCGACCGGGGTGCCTGCACGATCAATCGCTCGCGGACCAACACGCCACTCCAGGCACTGACCCTGCTCAACGACCCGGCGTATATTGAGATCGCCACCGGCCTGGCCCGACGACTGGCAACACACGGCATGAACGATGGTATGACCGACCGGGAACGAATCGCGTACGCGTTCCGCCTCTGTGTGGCCCGTCATCCTCAGGATGTGGAAGTCGATCACCTCACAAAAGTCTTCGAACAGGAACTGAAACATTTCCAGGACCACCCCCAGGCAGCCCAGAAACTGATCTCTGCCAAAGACCGCCCCGAAGGTGTCGGTGCATCCCGCATGGCGGCCTGGCTGTATGTTGCCAACATCCTGCTCAATCTCGACGAAACAATCACCAAGGGATAATCATGAGGGATAATCATGAACGAGCACATGCAACAACTGTTGAATTATACCCGTCGTGAATTCTTTCAACGGGCCGGCATGGGTGTCGGAGGAGCGGCTTTAACCACACTGCTCGCGAACGACCTGCTGGGAAACATCCCCACTGCCGTGAATCCGATGGCAGCCCGCGAATCGCATTTCACGCCCAAAGCGAAAAATGTGATCTTCCTGC
This is a stretch of genomic DNA from Gimesia chilikensis. It encodes these proteins:
- a CDS encoding family 10 glycosylhydrolase; the protein is MSDNLSWHLRFALLFSILSTSATYLAAAEPTSAQKQLPRSHAEQWQNFKQADRITDLTRCLPADALSDRRQHDKWKVFEYETADFSGKCISVGRESSAPDLTLKLNKQGWHAVYIGLSSITDLVRPAKNIVEVKFTSAPAYTRLSNRLDLGPQRRDVLEEVFLGTADLTNNDLQFSTVYHMPARIHYVKTIPLTDEEVARLNADRTQQKTKTAVATFDGYTWIHPFRPQNRADLAATFSAYRDSDFKTWWFQVGGADLVHHPSQVGNLMGAQLDTFPREVDREYVESVRHLHQQGIDPLKVAVEEAHRQQAEILICLRAAGWKAAPPWEEFFMSEFYEAHPEWRCIDYDGTPTMHLSYAAEEVQDHLIEVYREALQRGADGAGFLFHRGMPMILWEEPFCQRFIKEYGNDPRQLAEDDPRVLQLRATIVTEFMRKIRKLLDEVATQRGTPIRRLKLAVSTFSTPADNRKFGLDVERWIEEKLIDQIGIAWFAYYTSGLKSRSGDTAYYARITEGTDVKIFPFYIGWKMESADSLLKSVTGDYENGADGIAVWDPNQFVTWQKGRHPYWPLVSKLGHRQQISAGSFIFKPTAIPLTRLGENYYSRWYPNTGF
- a CDS encoding 3-keto-disaccharide hydrolase, whose protein sequence is MKCNLRINAGVKLLALCFVSLSLLHAPLSATETELFNGRDLTGWVNVNGAPDTWQVRDAAIVCTGEPRCFLRTDRMYENYVLELECLHVKTGGNSGLFFHADALPQIGAPYPRAIEAQLLVEDHGSLFGIRGASLVPLTDPDKKGTTARARPLEKRCRPAGNWNRYVLTTKNGTVELAVNGKVVTRAKQTSLVKGYIGLQAEHTEVHFRNIRIRELPSSNPPPEKVAQPDAGFKSLFDGLTFSGWNHRPGHKGHWVAHDGEIHYDGKAESKKRADRDLWTKDEFEDFVLIVDWRLSAEPEMKPHPIVLFNGDFLMEADNPRQRVTRPHLDAGDSGIYLRGSSKAQLNVWSQVLGSGEINGYRTDKTMPPEVRRACIPIKNADRPLGQWNRFEITMRGDRVSVVLNGTTVIEGAQLPGIPPNGPIALQHHNDPVEFRNLFIKPLK
- a CDS encoding HEAT repeat domain-containing protein produces the protein MYQKTGWLIGLILLVGCGEQPKPVEQTPTTASQKPASQTPASQAPPSQAKSEPAPAQEPVTQTEKKAAPKKDSTGDDYVDKVIAKHQEETFRRSLSELKAKDRDQRVMAVAMLVTSKIDPNRVVAGLLNVVDDKDEQVANMSRKYIQSHTFESKGQLVDFYADWCGPCRMMKPVVKELQDEGYPVIQVDVDENPDLSSHFYITSIPTFALIVDGSMRQRRIGVVDKSELLKLLKAIPKPDKKDQEKAYVTDPKLKVYGALVTMQSENAWYRYEAKQQLKQASLPALIEILQDPGQRTVFRESVMQVLESFMKSEDQATQIVKVMTEIMNDPQQSEELRGMAVIFLSRHDPARSGALDEKLVALLKASRPEALQAEVAEAIGNRKIKQGLPVLIDKVKHLDQAPEDVRTAYISALGEFGAAADSAVPALLTAYSNYPDESDAISEALEEICPDSKAATEALIKVLAEDDEEARSLAVSLLDQAEYIRTASSSLQKLLNDPDPEVSLKAAKLLEKIGGADQKIVSALIKQLDEGEVDWEIRSALRTAWRYSYPALTKIICDPQSTPQAKENAMLVLSDYDHRPSPEEQALLEQALGQKDLLTKQCAAIMLSYSESQQALINPLLLEAVKSDNEGVRLHAARALRSRQKSLSKQQQEQAKAELLKLLKGSDYRVSEAAASALTNFELTEDELKTVVGSLENPELQYFVMGILSRKQTLPASVVPVLTAKLVSDEIDEELVNQLTAVLSRGGKPALKSLEAVASNTEVDPGRRAKVILALGEVTAEEPEVVKYLQALLKEKQPEPLQMAAAIAVAGQVEDKQSLVPLLLTGVQSENWQIKQFAGEALTNVAGDSPEALKMVQSQLKALEPKQQSAVLVLLCEDERLRDQFSSQLLSLVQGMNQEKDTYQLRAAISYLVRGDQEGTVINKLLAEQDQEIVQQTLRTLGNNADGVPKAVLPELETLLNNASAKNRLLAALCLLKAGSEDEGLLTIVRNALDSGDEELSQQAAYDLPMAGPLNEQWTPVLIELMRNRDYRLVAIEQLGEMGADAKSAVPALIDLLETVSSYKESAYALGELGPTAAEAIPALREMLTNERTMYAAAQALEKIEEDHQPTIDILAKNLDQPNLRGDAAYSLGVFAADAPERIEPLLLKVISGENQYDREMALRAAGSLKSKAVVTMLIKVLEEDDQDLSDLAALSLGKLAIEAELAVPALLKSMQDSNERVQYAAVQALGKFGADAAPAVPALLKALDDKSIREAAAGALGRIGAPAQEAIPRLIKMLDDPQERRAALEGLKQFGPLAESAVPRLKELEQESRNYDLRLVKATLKAIQSPEEKEKN
- a CDS encoding Gfo/Idh/MocA family protein, coding for MTQPTESNVSRREFIKTSATTGAAASLLAAATKTRAADANSRLRIGVIGAGNRGFNTLTKKLVKLRELGHNIDLVSVADVYSVHRQRFVDYIKEQTGVTPTTHIDHRELLGDKDIDAVVIGTPDHWHARITLDALAAGKHVYCEKPMTHTVEEAAEVVAAWKASDRVMQVGVQSTSAPVWDMAREKIDAGLLGKVVQFQTECARNGKFGMSRHNLITKEMTPQTVDFRRFLGVDEGFHPDVPFDREIFGQWRCYWAFGYGMFSDLFVHRVTGMLKATGLRKPGRVVGGGGIFFEYDDREVTDVASIIADFHEGVQGLVSSTMVSEERKLDHIIRGHNGLLLFDKSCSGNSGKCSFEFIPERPQVTLNSNLKPETFHVQTDLDIVSTHCANWLDAIRSGKPTSVNNDPELGSAAVMLVNLAVRSYREGKVFHVDRDGQVSDGNSSWADGWEKLSKAKAKPRHVPGWHAGDTGSVMYPPEYQKLAGPWIDGKPPQT